Proteins encoded in a region of the Amia ocellicauda isolate fAmiCal2 chromosome 19, fAmiCal2.hap1, whole genome shotgun sequence genome:
- the fam163ab gene encoding protein FAM163A, protein MTAGTVVITGGILATVILLCIIAVLCYCRLQYYCCKRDDSDGDAESDGPAQPHFACNACSASGVDGSALTPLALPPDPCPPGGAAAAATACTASRNYCPTCSPYSSPFYIRTTDEMRNGGERITYMPAHYENPALSIKMSSLQSFPMSRQGQDFFSNTGAISTEV, encoded by the exons ATGACAGCTGGAACTGTTGTTATTACCGGAGGAATACTAGCAACAGTGATACTACTGTGTATCATAGCTGTGCTCTGTTACTGTAGGCTCCAG TATTACTGCTGCAAGAGGGATGACTCCGACGGGGATGCGGAGTCGGATGGCCCAGCCCAGCCACACTTTGCCTGCAACGCATGCAGCGCCTCGGGAGTCGACGGCTCTGCCCTCACCCCTTTGGCCCTGCCCCCTGACCCCTGCCCGCCGGGGggtgccgccgccgccgccactGCTTGCACTGCCTCCCGCAACTACTGCCCCACCTGCTCGCCTTACAGCTCCCCCTTTTACATACGGACCACAGACGAGATGCGCAACGGGGGCGAGAGGATCACCTACATGCCCGCGCACTACGAGAACCCCGCGCTGTCCATCAAAATGTCCTCCCTGCAGAGTTTTCCGATGAGTCGCCAGGGCCAAGACTTTTTCAGCAACACTGGGGCCATCAGTACTGAGGTGTGA